A genome region from Baekduia alba includes the following:
- a CDS encoding iron-containing alcohol dehydrogenase: MDFTWQDGERTIRFGRGVIADAPALLGDSYTLLTTERAAPMAPDVVQRADRVLHVPSGLVDALAADLDAEVGDASLIVALGGGRVIDVAKALAGCRAGARAAAIPTTLSAAEMTIVHRRPAGREREARNVRPAIVINDPDISASQPAGELAASSANALAHAVEAPVTIFTSTVPTLAAREAIRLIDVAWLVDGEDPSYNGRTQLAHAALLSGYAIDTTKYGLSHVLSQTLVRVGGAGHGQANAAVLPVAIGALERRFPGRVDPDGTLTTLARRLAARAGADGIRRLGVDEAELDAIADAAAQRADLAYTPPAADRDELRALYAEAW, from the coding sequence ATGGACTTCACCTGGCAGGACGGCGAGCGCACGATCCGGTTCGGCCGTGGCGTCATCGCCGACGCCCCCGCGCTGCTGGGCGACTCCTACACCTTGCTCACGACCGAGCGCGCCGCGCCGATGGCGCCCGACGTCGTGCAGCGCGCCGACCGCGTGCTTCACGTCCCGAGCGGCCTCGTCGACGCGCTCGCGGCCGACCTGGACGCCGAGGTCGGCGACGCGTCGCTGATCGTCGCGCTCGGCGGCGGGCGCGTGATCGACGTCGCCAAGGCGCTCGCGGGCTGCCGCGCGGGCGCGCGCGCCGCGGCGATCCCGACGACGCTCAGCGCGGCGGAGATGACGATCGTCCACCGCCGCCCCGCGGGCCGGGAGCGCGAGGCGCGCAACGTCCGCCCCGCGATCGTGATCAACGACCCCGACATCTCCGCCTCGCAGCCCGCGGGCGAGCTCGCCGCGTCGTCGGCCAACGCCCTGGCCCACGCCGTGGAGGCGCCGGTCACGATCTTCACCTCGACGGTCCCGACGCTCGCCGCGCGCGAGGCCATCCGGCTGATCGACGTCGCCTGGCTCGTCGACGGCGAGGACCCGTCCTACAACGGCCGCACGCAGCTCGCCCATGCCGCGCTGCTGTCGGGCTACGCGATCGACACCACCAAGTACGGGCTCAGCCACGTGCTGTCCCAGACGCTCGTGCGCGTCGGCGGCGCCGGGCACGGCCAGGCCAACGCCGCGGTCCTGCCGGTCGCGATCGGCGCGCTGGAGCGGCGCTTCCCGGGCCGCGTCGATCCCGACGGGACGCTGACGACGCTCGCCCGCCGCCTGGCCGCGCGCGCCGGCGCGGACGGCATCCGCCGCCTCGGCGTCGACGAGGCCGAGCTCGACGCGATCGCCGACGCCGCCGCGCAGCGCGCCGACCTCGCCTACACGCCGCCCGCCGCCGACCGCGACGAGCTCCGCGCGCTGTACGCCGAGGCCTGGTGA
- a CDS encoding homogentisate 1,2-dioxygenase, with amino-acid sequence MRYVSLGEVPPKRHAQVWRQNGSRRLLTEEVLGYEGFSGNETILYHLHSPCRIAEVGAFTPTVREEWVPEAHVHRLADANGAPSGGDPVGGRRLLMFNDDLEVSIAKPTEAMTRFHRNGEGDEVIYVHRGSGKLRTVFGPVTFRERDYLVIPRGTTYRFEPDPGVEQFWVCMHTPGEIETPNRYRNRYGQLLEHAPYSQRDFHGPAQMETHDEAGEFELTVRVRGGVQSYLLDRHPFDVVGWDGYVFPYTFNADDFEPRAGRFHLPPPAHQTFQGLNFVICTFAPRMLDWDPQAVPIPYHHSNIQSEEVMFYADGDYAARKGVEVGCLTLHPSGLPHGPQPGTVEKALGATSTNELAVMWDTFKPLKLAALWRDNDKPEYAYSWNPDREATPRA; translated from the coding sequence ATGCGCTACGTCAGCCTCGGCGAGGTCCCGCCCAAGCGTCACGCGCAGGTGTGGCGGCAGAACGGCTCGCGCCGGCTCCTGACGGAGGAGGTCCTCGGCTACGAGGGCTTCAGCGGCAACGAGACCATCCTGTACCACCTGCATTCCCCCTGCCGGATCGCTGAGGTCGGCGCCTTCACGCCGACGGTCCGGGAGGAGTGGGTGCCCGAGGCGCACGTGCACCGGCTGGCGGACGCCAACGGGGCGCCGAGCGGCGGCGACCCCGTCGGCGGCCGCCGGCTGCTGATGTTCAACGACGACCTCGAGGTCTCGATCGCCAAGCCGACCGAGGCGATGACCCGCTTCCACCGCAACGGCGAGGGCGACGAGGTCATCTACGTCCACCGCGGCAGCGGCAAGCTGCGCACGGTCTTCGGCCCGGTCACGTTCCGCGAGCGCGACTACCTCGTGATCCCGCGCGGGACGACCTACCGCTTCGAGCCCGACCCGGGCGTCGAGCAGTTCTGGGTGTGCATGCACACGCCGGGCGAGATCGAGACGCCCAACCGCTACCGCAACCGCTATGGCCAGCTCCTGGAGCACGCGCCGTACTCGCAGCGCGACTTCCACGGCCCGGCGCAGATGGAGACGCACGACGAGGCCGGCGAGTTCGAGCTGACCGTCCGCGTCCGCGGCGGCGTCCAGTCCTACCTCCTGGACCGCCACCCGTTCGACGTCGTCGGCTGGGACGGCTACGTCTTCCCCTACACCTTCAACGCCGACGACTTCGAGCCGCGCGCCGGCCGCTTCCACCTGCCGCCGCCCGCCCACCAGACGTTCCAGGGCCTGAACTTCGTCATCTGCACGTTCGCGCCGCGGATGCTCGACTGGGACCCGCAGGCCGTCCCGATCCCGTACCACCACTCGAACATCCAGTCCGAGGAGGTCATGTTCTACGCCGACGGCGACTACGCCGCGCGCAAGGGCGTGGAGGTCGGCTGCCTGACGCTGCACCCCAGCGGGCTGCCGCACGGGCCGCAGCCGGGCACGGTCGAGAAGGCGCTCGGCGCCACCTCGACCAACGAGCTCGCGGTCATGTGGGACACCTTCAAGCCGCTGAAGCTGGCGGCGCTGTGGCGTGACAACGACAAGCCCGAGTACGCCTACTCGTGGAACCCGGACCGCGAGGCGACCCCGAGGGCGTGA